The sequence AGCAGCAGGTTGTACAGGGCATGTTACAGCCTCACAAACCCTCATTTCAGCCTCGTGaagctgttcccagcacagaggtgctgcaggagacagggacaggcacCACACACAGACCAAACCCGCGAGTTTAGCATGTGATGCTCGGTGGCAAAGGAAAGGGATGTGAGCCCAGCCTGACGAGATCCAGGTGACCTCCCCATGGCCTCTCTTACCAGAGCCTGGGGGTCAGGTTGGTGACGTCCACGTATTCACCCCACATACAGGCCTCGCCACCGATCACCAGGGCCTTCTGCTCAGGGCTGCCTGTGGAGGGACAGCACCCAGGTGATGCATTAGCCAGACATCCAGCCCTGGCGCCACCTCCAAGTGCCAGCCAGCTGCCACATGGGAAGGGGACACAAGGGACACACCTCTGAAGTCCAAGGGCTCCACCCTGTAGGCTTCCATCCAGTCCTGCCCGTAGGAGATGCGGTTGAGGTACCAGGGCGAAGAGAGCAGGGCATGGTAGCCAGCCCTGGTGACATTGGCCATCTCCTCCTTGTACGGCGTGAGGAGGTTCTCCTTCCACACATGGATGATGGTGTCCGGCCTCACCTGAGCACAGGTGAACAACGTGCAGGGGATCAGTGGTGACAAGAGGACCCCCTGCCCCTGCAACCAGAGTGCCCTGATCCCATCCACATCCCcaaagggaaactgaggcagactTGGGCTGGCCTTGGTTTGTGAGCCACCTCCCACCTGGTTTGCAGGAGCAATAGAGAGAGGAATAAGGCCATTTGCAGAGTGTCCTGGGCAGGGTTAAAACCTGCCTCTTGCAGGTGCACACACAAGAGGAGAGCAGAGCGTTGGCAACAGTGTGACAAAACCACCATGAGAGCACCTCACTGGCAGCACCATCTGAGGATCAACTCCAGATTCATAACAGAGTAactcccaccagccccagcacagcccccccagaGCACACCAGTGTCCGACTGGGATGCTGACACTGTtcaccccagcacaggcagctctcaCCTCCACGTCGTTGTCAAAGACCTCCTGCCACACGATATAACCTTTGCCAAGGGAAGAGACGATTTCCAGAagcctggagaggaaaaagtacTGAGTTTTTGGTGATCCTCGTGACCCTCTCTTGGCTGGTTACATACAGCCACAGGAGCAGTACAGATATTCCCAACACCCACAGTTGGATGTCAAGGTACTtctgaaggagaagggagagagcaCAGCCCCTTATGTGGCTTCTTTCTCTTCAGTCCCAGGCTTTTTTGTGGTCAACCTCCCAATAAAATGCTTCCTTTGGGGCCAGGGAGACATGCCCAATGGGGATGCTCCTGAAAAGGAGATCTGGGGTCCCTAAGACAGCAGAAGACATTTGTGCTGGTCACACAGTGCAGCTGCAGGCCCCAGATGCCCCTGTTCCTACCTCTGGATGTACAAAGACTCTAATTTTTTGTAATCGTCACCAAAGTCCATCTCCTTCATGAAAGCACGAATTTTTGGATTGGATCTCCTGTGTaccaaagagaagagaataaaagcaTCACAATCTGAACTCTGGAGTAAGGCCAAGACACGGTCAAGTCCTTCCCACATTGGTCCAAGGCTtgccagagctgtggctgcaccaGGACCAGCAGCTCCTTATATCCAGCATCACCCTGAGCACAGAAACCCCATGCACCTCCACTTCCCCTGGCCTGGGGGAGCAGGACACCAAAGATCATGACCCAGAAGTGATGGGCTTGGACTCCAGTCCCAGATACTTCACCCCAGTCCCCACCCAGACTGACCTCAGACTCACCAGCATGTGAAATCCACCTCATCACCACCGAGGTGGAGAAAGAAGTCTGGGAACACAGAGCTGACCTCTTGGAACAAACTGGTCACAAACTCGTAGGTGCTGTTAAGGATGGGGTTGATAGGCCCGTAGGTTCCAGAAGGCTCCTGGACCACATAGCAGGGAGTCAGGAGGCCTGGAGCACCTGGATGATAACAAATGCAGGATGGTGAGGAAGGGTCAAAATGTGGCCATGTCACTGCCTACAACACCCCTGATCCTCCTCAGTACGGCCCAGGGCCTTCCATGGGACAGGAAAGCAGGGCcagccacagctctggctgtgcccagAAGCACAGGGTGAACTCCAGCACAGGCCATGGGATTAGGAAGCAGaagaatggaagagaaagacaaTGGAATGTTTTCCTGGAGCTTCTTGCACTTCCAGCCATGGAAGAGGAGACACTTGCAGTCCTTGCAGCAGAAAGTGCTGCGACAGGACTGGGGCACAGCTGCGCAGAGCGAGGAAGCTTGGTCAGCTGCACCCCCAGTTAAACACAAGATCCTTGCAATATCCACGATGATTCTGGCAGAGCAGATGTCcccagaaaaaccccaaaatcacTCATCTTGGACACAAGAAGAGgcagaaatgtttctcttttggATTTTGTTCCAGAAGATGGACCATTGGGTCCCAAACGATGGTTTGCTCCTCCTCAAAGCCAGTCTGCGGGACATGGCTCCCCACACCCAGCTTTTAGGATTGAGGCTGTATATCCCAATCCTGCCCCTGGAACTATCCCAACTCTCCtcatggcagcagcaggcagggtcTGCCCCTCACCTGGACCCCAGGAGAGGGTGTGGCCAGGAGTGTCAAactctgggatgaccctgaTGCCACGCAGCCGGGCGTACTCGATCACGGCGCGCACGTCGCTGGCAGTGTACACGTGGGTCATGGCATTGAAGGctccctgggaacacagaaatGCTCAGTGCCTTGCTCAGGAGCAGAGGGGGGGGATCTGCTCACCTGGGCTGGTACATGGAGATCAGGGAGGGTTACCTTCTTGCTGAGCTCTGGGAATGTCGAGCTCTCATAGGGGAAAGACGGGTCATCCACAATGTGCCAGTGAAACACGTTGAACTTGTTGTAAGCCATGACGTCCTGGGAAGGAACAGGAACAAAGATGAACGTGCCCTGTCCCTTCTGAAAAGTCACCCAGCTTGCCACAGAAAGTGTACAAGGCCCCCATGCTCCAAAATGACAAGGCAGAGTTCCCAAATGCTCCCCAGGATTGAAGAGAGATTCAGACACCTCTCTTGAAACGCAACGGCATCatgaagagctgcagagggCCAGGAGTATTTCTGCTTACAGTAAAATCTCCCTATAATTGAGCCAGTAGTGGAGACCTGGAAGTTTAATTCTGCTTGGGATGAGTACAGAAGCACCACCCACCTTTGCCAGTGTTTTCCCTCACCTTAGAAACAACCCAGCCTCAGACAGTAACCTGGACTGCAGGAACCCAGGAcatctcagttttcttcttctgcaagGGGAACTGAGAAATCACCCACACAAGGCAGCACAAGAAACCCTCAGTGGTCACAAGAGGACAGGACACACAACTAAACCGCCCTGTCTCCCAGCACAGGTGCCCTACCAGAGTTTCCAGGATGGCTCTCAGGGGCAGGTAGTGACGAGAGGTGTCCAGCAACAGTCCCCGGTGAGGGAAGCGGGGAAAGTCCACAATTTCTGTCTCATTGATGTAGTACTGCACGTGGAAAACATGAGCAACACATGAGTAGGACATTGGGCAAACAGCCCTTAGCAGGAGGCAATCAGGGTCACTGTTGTCCCCGGGGCTGCGTGGACAGGGCTGCCCTCACTGCCCAGAGTGCCAGCTGGCCAGAAAGAGCTGCAGCCCTTTTTCACCCACTCAGAAGGCAGGGATTTGGCTGGATCAATGAATCTCCACGTGGcccttggcagggctgtgccacacTGCTGGTACCCCCTCATCCCGAGCATCCCAGCAACCCTCAGCCTGTCCCCATGGAGGCAGGAGCACTATGGAGAGCCGCCTGCCCGCAGGAGATGAGACCAGGACTCACTGTGCCGTTCTCGTCTCTCCCAACGAGCTGGCTGAACGTTTCCAGGCCTGCAGGAAAaccacacacagcccctgcctCAGCACAGACTCCCTCAAAGGAGCAGAGCTCAATTAACAAAGAAGTCCATGGAAAGAGAGAGGCATCCCCACAGGCCCAAGGCAGGGAGAGCGGGAATGCCCCATTGGAAGCACAGCTCACCTCGGAGAACTCCCCAGATGGcctcagcagagagcagcatgGAGCCCTTGGACACGATCAGCTTATCTGGAACACAGCAtcaggggctgggctggcatCAGGCCCCACTGCCACAAGAGCCCCAGCACTAGGCAGGGGTCAGGCACAGCACTGCACTCTGAGATCCCTGAGAACcaaattctggttttcttttgctgttttaaacCTCTCCCCACTGCTTTATCAGCACCCTGAGGTaagtccctccctccctgccccaggttCTCAATAACAGAGAAGGGTTGGTGCCTCCCCAAAAGTGGGGGTATAACTGCTGCACAGTCCTATTTCCCAGGGGTGGGCACAGAAACAGCCACATTCCTTCTCCAGTCACTCCCTCCTACTCCCAACCCCAATACTTACAGCTCTCCTTGGAGTCCAGGTTGGGAAACCCATCACAGCCTGGCATGGCAACGTAGACGAGGAGCTGAGTGCAGGGTGTCCCCCAGGGTGGTTCATTCTCTGCAAATGACACAGATATCGACCCCATCCTAGCTCTTCTCCTTGCTTCCAAGCCCACCACcatcctcccagctcagctaGCAACAGAGGCACAGGAGTACATGGACTTCCAACACACGTGGCAGAAATGGGGAccccctcctgcaccccaaaacaGGCACAGGGATGTTCAGTAGGGGCTAATTTCAGTGGAGCCAACCAGGAGCACATGAGCTGATCCCAATCTTCCGAACGGAGAAGGTCTGCTAGTGAGGAGACCCCCAGGGGAGGCTTCTCAGGGAAGCTTCACAAGAGAGAAGAGACATCAGAGTATGGACCAGCAACAGCCCCCAAGGCTTCCTGGACACCAGCCCTGGCTCTAAGCTACAACCACAACTAGTCAAAGCTTCTCCATGAGGGTAAAGAGCTTCATGTTTCCAAACTCTCCCAACATTGGGAACAAAGTACAAGCCCAAGAGCTCTGCCCTACCCTTTGCAAAGAAACTCTGTAAAAAAGGTGCAGAATGAATCTGCTGAGTTAGAGGCAACCAAAAGGTCTCacccaaaacagaaaagctcCTGAACAACTTCaccttctgcagagcagggcccAGGTGCAGTGGCTGGAGAAATAAACCTGATCACATTCAGATCCTAAACAGGAGCTCTGGCCACACTTCCCAAACTGAATGACAGCTTCAAAGGATGCACAGGCCTGAGTTCTCACTGAAGTAATTCCCTCAACTCCAAAGGGAGGTGTTCAACCTTCTCTGGGATGCATAGGATTAGTCACAGCATTCTGTGGCTAAGAGGAGTGTGGGGCAGCAGGGTGGGACCCGGCTCATCCCAGCCAAGCTCCATGCCTACACCCCCACAGCATTCCTGGGCACAGCCAATGCTCCAAGCAGtcactaaaaataaagagcCTGGCTTGGAGTGAGCCAAAGCACCAAGGAGACCCCAGGGAGACTGTGGCACTGCCAGCGTGCGGGTGAAATGCAGGGAGCCCCTGCTCCACAACTCGGAGGAGCCATGAACCCTGGATTTCTCCATGAAGGAATGACGAAACctctgcagagagaaggaaaacagctccAAGCTAGCCCTCTGTTTTGAGCTGGTTGCAGACAAGCTGGTAGCCAAGGCAACCTCACAGATGTGCGAGCGGCACAGCAAGACCTGATCCCTCCTCTCGGGAAGGCGGCAGCTCACCATGAACAGCTGCCCCCAGGCCTGGGGATGTAGGAAATACTCATCCTGCTGAGGACCCTCAACAGAACTGGTCCCACCATCACACACCGCATTTAAACCTGCCCAGGGAGACACTGCCCAACCCAAACACAGCCTCCTTGGCCAAGGAGCAGGCAGGAACCAACACCACTACACCCTGAAGCCAGTGCAGACAGAAAATGgtctcttccatttcttttctctattaATAAAACTTATTTCCTTCCATCCAGGGTTTCCATTGCCTGTTCTTACTAACCAcccatgcaaaaaaaaaaaaaaaaaagcaaaggggaaaaaaggtcttaaaataatttgtgtaGTTTGAGCATCACAAAGCAGGGCGTATGGAAAGCGATGAGTGTGAGCTCGATCTCGTGATCACAACGTTGCTCCGAGTGATTTGATGGTCACATTTCCCCTCTGAGAGGAACAGGAGAGCATGAATAATTAGATCAGCTGTTTTTAGTTCCTAGCAGCAAAAGAGAGCCAAGAGGAGCCTTCTCAGCTCCCAAACCgaaatttatttccattgctACTCAcaagagtggaaaaaataaaataagccaAATGGTTCTTCTCTGTTTCAAACCTGCTTTTTTCAAAGCACGATGTGCTCAACAAGAAGCTGAGCAGCTTCCAACGCCACCACCCTTCTCTGCTTTGATCAGCAGCAACAGAGTTCACGCTGACATTTAAAACACTCGGGAGCAGAGTTACTAGCTCTTTCTGATGAATGAAGCACTTCATATTCCCTGGATATAGCACTTCAGGCTGCAGCAGACCCACGCAGCCACTGAGATCCATGCATGCCGGATCCACAGCCAGGAAATTTCCCGCAGCTCATCCCTGACATGCCATGGGTGCTATCACTAAGACGGCCGGGTGCAAGAAACCTTTAGAACCTGTCCCAAAGCAAACTCCAGCTCTCCAAGCTTTGGCCTTTCCTCATCTTACCCTACAATTTCAGGATGAATCCAAGAGCTAATCCCTCTCTGGCAGAAAAGCCACACTGCCTCGGGACGTTTAGCAGCTCTGCTTTGGCAGATGAGCTCCATGGCAGGAACATATACTTGGAAGAACACACACGATGCAGCAAGTCTTTCCTCAAGGTAAAGCCTCACAGGGGACAGCAAGAGCTGCTAGGAACAGAAAGAGCCAAGACTTACAAACAACTCTGGAGCAAGAGCGGTTGCAAGACTGGCAGtggctctccctgcagccacaaAGGAAGGAAGCGAAATGAAGCAATGGGGAGATGAAACACTGTCCAGAGGAGATAAAAAACGAGATGGAGGGAACTCTCAAGAGCAAGAGCTTAAACCCTGGAAGGAAACGAAGATAACTAGTGCTCGCTGTGCCAACTGGGTCAGATTTTGTCATCTGCAGTTTGTGGCATTGCCCTCCACATCCCAACGCACCGCTGCCCTTTGCCACCAGACTCCCCCAAGCCAGCTCGCCGTCACACCCAGCCTCCACCTCCCGCCCCGCCAGTCCCCGCCGGACTGAGGGGAGACAGGGGGACACCCAAACCCCGTGGTCTGACCCCAAAATAAACGcgggtttgggtttggtgggtGTTAAGAATAAAGCCACGGAGGAAAGGGTCACCCCCACCCCGCCTCACCGGTCGGGCGGGCGAAGAGCAGCGCCCGGTACCGCTGGAAGGCGGAGTCCAGCACATCGCAGCCCGGCCCCACGGCCGAGCCGTCCGCGGCGGCGAAGCGGAATTGGCCGGGAGGCAGCAGGCAGCGACCGCCGCCGGGCGGGGAGTGCTGGGCCTGGGGCTGCGGCCACACGgcccccgccgggcccggcagcaccaggagcagcagcggcGGGAGCAGCAGCCGCCGCAGCACCCGCGCCGCCGCCATGTCGCACTCGCAGCCTGAGGGAGGCGGCGGCACCGCCCGGCAACGGGGGACGGGCGGCCGCGAAATGGCAGCTCGGGCCCGCCCTCACGGCCTCCCCCGCCTGCCCCCTCACCCCACAGCCGCCTCTCCCCTTTCAAAGaaatcccccaaacccctgcagctcctcaccaAGGGTCATttgaccccccccagccctcaaGGTTTAGagtccccctcccacccctggCCGTGCTTCTTGCCCTCGGGGAGCCTCAGCAGCCCCGATTTGGAGTTTGAGGAGATGAATGATTTAACATGTATTTCACCCACGCTGCTTTCACAGACTCACcgaatggtttgggctggaagagatcttaaagatcatttcattccagctccctgccatgggcagggaccctttccaccagaccaggttgctccaagccccgtccaacctggccttggacacttctagggatggagcagccacagcttctctgggcaacctgtgccaaggcctctCCACCCTAGATCTAACCTAATTAGACTCTCTGTCTGTTTGAAACCAGCACCAGTACATGCTTTGGATCCACCTTGGGTTTGGGTGTCTTCTGTTGGTGGTGTGTATTTTTATGAGCAATACCAAATATAAATCAGCCCTTGCACAGTTTTCCAGGGATATTTTATATGTGGCAGATGAAATATTCATTGGACTGTACAAAAAAAAGGGGCTTTATCCCATGATGGAACCTCATGGTGAAGTATTGCAGAGATACTTTCCATACGGCACTTGGCTTTTCCTAGGAAAGCCTTAACCTCAGATGAACTCTGTTTAATTTTGCCTCCTCTCTCCAGATCTGCTTTCCTCAGCAATCCCCAAGTCAAATAAAGACCTTAAGCTCAGGTCTTTCCCATCTAATTGCCAGCACAAACCTACATGGGAACCAAGTCcatcaaattattaaaaacctGTTGTCCTAGAAAACTGCAAGCTATCAGGAGCGCTGGAAGACAAGCCACAGGCATGGGAGCAAGCAGGAAATTAAACAAATGGTATAAAAGAAAGCATGACAAGGGAGATGGCCCCATCATACAAGAGGAAAAATTACTCTGCTTGAGGAGGACATGACCATAGAAAGGTCTGGTGAGGAATCTAAAGCATTGTTCCTCACATGAGCAGTGTAGAGAGAATGGGATCAACAGGAAGAAAgcattttgtagaaaaaaaatatcaaggaacTTGTTATCAAAGGTTAGAAAAGCACCAGCACAAAGTGCAGGACTGATGGTGAAAGGAGAAGAACTGGAGGACATGGAAGGGTTcagtggggctggagagggatggagggaggtgCTCTCCAAGGCTGAAGGAGACTGTGAGGTTCCAGTGAAGGTTTTGGGGGTGACGTGGGGGTGGAAAAGTTGTGGGGAggccaggcagcaggaggagaccATGGTTAGCTTTGGATCTAAATGGGATTGAGGGAATTTATGAGATTAGTGAAAATTAATAGGGGATCTCAAAGAGGGGAAGGCAGTGAGGGGACTAAGGGTCACCTTGAGATAGAGAAACTGGGCTCCATCAGGAATGGGGCCAAAGAGAGCCAGATGGTGTTGCCATGAGCTTAACACCTACACAGAACTGCATTCTTCTTCTCCAGCCCTCTAGAACAGCAAAGACCACCTGTCTACCTCAGGGAACGTGGGCCAGGAACCAAGGACAGGCACAGCATAGGCCAGGGAACAGCCTTACAACATGGGTGTACcccccacagccaggcaggaagagCACGGGGGTGGCACCAACAGCCCAGGTGTCACCCAGTGAACAAAAGACACCAAGTGAAGTGCAAGATCAATCTGGGAATACCTGGAGCAGGTACACCCACAGGAGAGCTcaggaaaaattaattgcttGGACCTCAGCTTAAATGGAGGTCATGGGTGGAAGTCCCAGAGGAGGTTGATTGGGGCAACTAAAGCCCCTTGGCTCCCTCAGGCTCCTGACAATCCTCACCTGCCCATTGTTTTCCCTACAGAGAGGTGGCAGGACCCCAATTCAACACAAAGGCACATGCCAGGCTGTCTCCTCAGGATTCTTCCAGGATGTTGTCCCTTCTTTATCTCTGTCCTCCTCACACAGAAAGAAGGGGTATGGAGGAGAACACCTGCAttccagcctgtgccaggccTCTGGGAAAATGGCTCGTGTCATTCCTTGTGTTCAagtcttcctgctgctggtcaACACGAAGCCTCTGTGGCCCTGAGCCAGGTCTGTTGCCTTTCCCCGTGCAAACCTCTGAAGCACTGGCTGATGCCACTGCTTTTCTGACTATATTGATTGATTCCAGCATCTCTGGATTTAAATAGTTTCATtgtattcaaaaaaaaatcccaaacaatcCAGTTTACTGCTGTGTGGCATCAGGGAATGTCACGGCCGCGCTTCCCAGCGTGTGAGACGAAACTGTGGAAGTGCCCTGGCCTGAGGTGAATCCTCCTTTCAGCCTGGGAAGGGTGGTGTGTTTGCCAGCTTATGTAAAGCATTGTGATCAGAGCCTTCAGTCCAAATATTCCAGCCTTTCTACGCATTCGGTTGCTGTTGCTATTTTAGGGGACCTGATGTCTCTGGGGGATGACTCATTGTAGTTCATCTGTAGCTGGCCGACATTAATCCAGACTAACAGTCTGATTTGGGAATGTTTCTTTACATAAGAAAACTGCTTCAGCATGTGTTTAACTGTGGAGCTTGGCTAGAAGAAACTGGATTACACACTGTTCtggggcaggcacagagcagcagcagctagaaGTTGCTGATCTTCTTCAGTAGCTTTTCAATAAACAGGCTCTTGGTCTCAGAGCATATCTCCTGGAAGACTCTTCCAGGTTAGTTTGGCAAGGAAGAAGCAGGGAGTAAGCCCATACCAGGGATGTACCAGCTTGGGTAAGACCCGTGGGGGGGTACCTGCAACCCCCTCTTGTCTCTTTGGCTGCAAGAGCCAGAAGCCAAGTTGCCGGAGGACTCTGCAGAAAACTGTGCTGCACCAGGACACTGCTGGGttacctgctttttttttttttttttttttttggtagaaatcCAAATTAATTATTCTGATATAAATTGTTACAAAGTCTGGCTGGTGTCACACTTGGTCTTTTTGGTTTGTTCACCTTCAAGGCATGAAGGTGGCCTTTGGGCTGGTGCAGTTCCTTGTTTcgcaacatttttaaaagatataaatCCATTTATTATGCTGCCTAATTCTCTATAATGTTGGCTGCTTCTGCATTTAACCAGGAGGGAATTTTGCATGCAGATTCCTGTGCTGGTGAGAAGGATTTGAGCTGGTGAATGAGGGATGGAGGAAGGCATTTATGAACACCTTCACAGGGGATGAGTTTTATGTTTGCTCCACTCTTTGAGTCAGCACTGTCTAGGCACACCCACTCCTGAATGAAGCAACTCCCAGCTCAAGGGACCTCCTGGTGGTGTGGCTGGAAGAGGGCTTTGGAAAACACAGATCATCTTTTAGAAATACCTGCGTCTGCCTGTAGACCTGTGACTTGAACCTTGGCATCTCAGAGGCTTTCTGGACAAGCTTACTCTCTCCATTTTCTTGTTTAACTCCCTTTCATCCTTGGTAAAATAATGATGGGATTTGGATTGCAGCCCTAAGGGTGGCAGGGTTGAAGTGTCCTTGGTTGAAGTGTGGTAGTGGTCTGGTGGAAGTATGGTCAGCATGTACTGAGTTTTTGCAGGTGTGGACCCCCCCATTGCACATCTCTATATTTCAGGGATGATTTTGCTTGGCAGGGTGTCACACAGATGCTGACAGGGAGCCACCTGTGCCTGTTTCATCAAGCAGAGCGGTACTCACATTTAAACACCCAGCAAGAGCCCACAGAGACATTTGGTGGAGCTTTAGCATGTGCACAACAAAGATCCTAAACATGGGATGCCCTTAAATCCACACCCAGGGTGGTCCTGACTTGAGCTCAGCCTAGTGGTTTTTGCATTATTGGTATTTGTTCGCTGaaccttttttcctctggattaTCTCCAGCTTGCACAGCTTTAGGGTGGTGAGCCAAGGGGCAGCTCAGCCCACGCTACTGGTTGAGGTTGTTAATGAGTGTGCAGACACCCAAAATCAAGTCCAAGACATTGAGAAAGCTCCtgggtttcttttctccctgtccACATGTCTCTGTGACAAAGGAGAGCGGCTTTTTCTGAAGATCCCACCTGGCTCAAGGAGCAGTGGGGCAGGGGGGATGCTGGGTGGGATAGGAGGTTCACCCCAAATCCGTGGGTGGATTGTGGTGTGGGGCACCAGCACTTTTGCAGAATTTTGGTATCACGAGTCAGGGCTTGTCACAGGGAGATGCTGCGACTCCTTGCGGAGGCTGGGAACGTGTGgctgctgtccccagctgctcccagtcacggctgtggggctgagctggaagCAATCAGAGCCTCTGGGTGCACGGTGACAAACTCCTCATGCCCAGAGGCGCTGCTCCCATAAATCCTGTAAGCGTGTGCCTAACTTCACAGAGCAAGGTGATTGCAAGGCAATATTTTATTCTTGTCAGCTTCAGTGTTAACAGTTACCAGAATCACTTGGGTAATTAAGCTCTTgcaagaataaaatgaaaacgCGCCAGGTGTCTATGGAGATCTAAATCATTTCTCAGAGTGGGCAGAGGAGTGGTTCTCAGCTTTCCTCGGTACCTGGAGCCCTAAAATCCCCAGAGGCAGTGCAGATCCCCTCAGAATAagctgaaggcagcagcccTGCTTTTCTCAGGTACCTTTTACCAACCATCTACAAGGAACTACTGCCCAGGGCCCCGTATGTGATTGTCGTTAATGAGTGTGCAGACACCCAAAATCAAATCCAAGACACTGAGAAAGCTCATGGATTTCCTTTCTCCTGGGTTGAaaactttttaataaacaaagaCCTTTTGCAACACTCATGACTAAAATTTCATACCAAAGAGtatttttgaaaagtattaGTGTAGCTATTGCTGCAAAGTGCTGATCCctgttttgcagctggaaaagagaaggctggGATGTAGTAGGGGAACTGGTTGTCTATGTCTGTGGGATGTCATTGGGAAGATCCCATCACTATTTATAAATGTTAATTACTGGGATCATAGAACCattatagaatcccagaatggtttgggttggaagggaccttaaaacctggccagttccaccctctgccatgggggtgctagatcaagttgctccaagccccatccaacctggccttggacacttcaagggatggggcagccactgggcaacctgggccagggcctccccacccttacagagaagaattccttcccactatcccatctaaccctgcctctggcagtgggaagccattcctccttaTCCTGTCcttccaggcccttgtcccaagtccctctccagctctcttggagcccctgTAGggactggaaggggctctcaggtctgCCTGgaaccttctccaggctgaacaccccctgctctcccagcctggctccagagcagctcctctggccGAGCTCCACCCAGGGCCCcgggctgagctctgcagcctcGGCCGAGGCCAGGAGAGGGCGGCGGGGAGTCCTCGGGACACCCGGGGATGGACGGGCCCcgctcccaggagcagctgcttcccacGCACACTGCTGGGGCAGTCACCTCGGCCAAGGATTTTGGTGTCCAGAGCTGCAAAACTCCGATAAAGCCAAACCCCACTATCTGGTCAGTGCCTTTCTTGGGGTCCCGAGGGGCAGATGAGCAGTCCAAATGGCTTGTGCCTTTTGCCATGTTGGCCAGGAGCAGGGCATGTCACCAGCTGGGCAGAACAGTGCTATCACAGGGTCCCGGGGGCTGACATACAGCCCCCCTAGGGGGCGAAgcccagggaaggaaaggaccTGGGGCAGCCACCTGAGCCCCCAGGGCTTGAAGTGTGAGGTGGGACCAGACTGGCAGATGTCCAGCTGGTGTGTCTGGAGCTGAACGAAGCCAGGGATACTTAG is a genomic window of Chiroxiphia lanceolata isolate bChiLan1 chromosome 12, bChiLan1.pri, whole genome shotgun sequence containing:
- the HEXA gene encoding beta-hexosaminidase subunit alpha isoform X1, yielding MAAARVLRRLLLPPLLLLVLPGPAGAVWPQPQAQHSPPGGGRCLLPPGQFRFAAADGSAVGPGCDVLDSAFQRYRALLFARPTENEPPWGTPCTQLLVYVAMPGCDGFPNLDSKESYKLIVSKGSMLLSAEAIWGVLRGLETFSQLVGRDENGTYYINETEIVDFPRFPHRGLLLDTSRHYLPLRAILETLDVMAYNKFNVFHWHIVDDPSFPYESSTFPELSKKGAFNAMTHVYTASDVRAVIEYARLRGIRVIPEFDTPGHTLSWGPGAPGLLTPCYVVQEPSGTYGPINPILNSTYEFVTSLFQEVSSVFPDFFLHLGGDEVDFTCWRSNPKIRAFMKEMDFGDDYKKLESLYIQRLLEIVSSLGKGYIVWQEVFDNDVEVRPDTIIHVWKENLLTPYKEEMANVTRAGYHALLSSPWYLNRISYGQDWMEAYRVEPLDFRGSPEQKALVIGGEACMWGEYVDVTNLTPRLWPRAGAVAERLWSNSTVRNMDSAYARLSEFRCTLLGRGVQAEPLYVGYCENEFGEV
- the HEXA gene encoding beta-hexosaminidase subunit alpha isoform X2; its protein translation is MTLENEPPWGTPCTQLLVYVAMPGCDGFPNLDSKESYKLIVSKGSMLLSAEAIWGVLRGLETFSQLVGRDENGTYYINETEIVDFPRFPHRGLLLDTSRHYLPLRAILETLDVMAYNKFNVFHWHIVDDPSFPYESSTFPELSKKGAFNAMTHVYTASDVRAVIEYARLRGIRVIPEFDTPGHTLSWGPGAPGLLTPCYVVQEPSGTYGPINPILNSTYEFVTSLFQEVSSVFPDFFLHLGGDEVDFTCWRSNPKIRAFMKEMDFGDDYKKLESLYIQRLLEIVSSLGKGYIVWQEVFDNDVEVRPDTIIHVWKENLLTPYKEEMANVTRAGYHALLSSPWYLNRISYGQDWMEAYRVEPLDFRGSPEQKALVIGGEACMWGEYVDVTNLTPRLWPRAGAVAERLWSNSTVRNMDSAYARLSEFRCTLLGRGVQAEPLYVGYCENEFGEV